A window of the Oryzias melastigma strain HK-1 linkage group LG11, ASM292280v2, whole genome shotgun sequence genome harbors these coding sequences:
- the psmg2 gene encoding proteasome assembly chaperone 2, producing the protein MFVSSQNSPPVFKDFTLVMPAVAVGNVGQLAVDLIVSTLNMSRVGYMHTDCLIPMAGNNPYSTSKEDAEELHTPAEVYTAAELKLAVLQIRAPIIQTKSKRFRQQLVSWIKASGFSRTVVLSSSHAYQRDDQQLQGSPLRYLVTPSLLGVSADALKELGWREMERTPAFPGVTDTDAEPRLSIPGGGITKGLYSDSCAEDLPLAVLLLFCSEGDNIPDAFALVNHLNDWLHLLDNQDQAPKNKWKIPTSWSLLFGSGIPPALF; encoded by the exons ATGTTTGTTTCCTCGCAAAACTCACCTCCCGTTTTCAAAGATTTCACCCTCGTCATG CCGGCTGTAGCTGTCGGTAATGTGGGTCAGCTGGCGGTCGACCTCATAGTGTCTACTCTTAACATGAGCAGGGTGGGCTACATGCACACTGACTGTCTCATCCCCATGGCTGGAAACAACCCATACAGCACCTCCAAAGAGGATGCAGAGGAGCTGCACACTCCTGCAGAAG TTTACACAGCAGCAGAATTGAAGCTGGCAGTTCTCCAGATCAGAGCACCAATTATTCAG acgAAGTCTAAACGGTTTCGTCAGCAGCTGGTATCTTGGATCAAAGCGAGCGGTTTCTCCAGAACGGTGGTTCTGTCCAGCAGCCATGCCTACCAGAGAGACGACCAGCAGCTTCAAGG TTCTCCTCTTAGGTACCTGGTCACACCATCTCTGCTGGGAGTGAGTGCTGACGCTCTGAAGGAGCTGGGCTGGAGGGAGATGGAGCGAACGCCGGCCTTCCCTGGAGTAACAGATACTGACGCCGAGCCACGACTCAGCATCCCAGGAGGAGGCATCACAAAAGGACTTTACTCTGACAG ttGTGCAGAGGATCTCCCGCTCGCCGTCTTGCTGCTCTTCTGTTCTGAAGGAGACAACATTCCTGACGCTTTCGCTCTGGTGAATCATCTCAACGACTGGCTTCATCTGCTGGACAATcag gACCAAGCACCAAAGAACAAATGGAAAATTCCAACTTCTTGGAGTCTTCTGTTTGGAAGCGGGATCCCTCCTGCCCTCTTCTGA